In the genome of Dickeya fangzhongdai, one region contains:
- a CDS encoding conjugal transfer protein TraF produces the protein MKLSLITRSFIVAGFTAVASSSYAAGTWSDARNDAMGGTGVASSHYSSAALVNPALLTKFNSHDHVSLILPSVSATVSNPDKIEDKFDTVKNSWDSYKQATAFNTNTTASAQNLKNAFQDISGKGGSADAAVSTAIAVPNATLPFAFTAKAWGVASAKATVTDNDLAYLDSVIAGRTPTTADLNSLTSRADGVGAIVTEYGISAAKSLTLAGKTVSVGMTPKLQQVYIYNYNVGINNYSSSDFRNGEFKNSQSGANVDVGVAMDLTPDWTVGLVGQNLVARSIDSKEVNGIKRTFEIRPQATVGTAWTNGTVTLATDVDLTPASGFSGEKKNQYASLGAELNAWNWAQLRAGYRANLKDSDKSVITAGVGLSPFSLVHLDLTGMVGTSSNTYGAAAKLSFTF, from the coding sequence ATGAAACTTTCATTAATAACTCGTAGCTTTATTGTCGCAGGCTTTACTGCTGTTGCTTCGTCATCATATGCAGCAGGCACCTGGTCTGATGCACGTAACGACGCCATGGGTGGTACTGGCGTAGCATCTTCGCACTACAGTTCGGCGGCGTTGGTTAATCCCGCGTTACTGACCAAGTTTAACAGCCATGACCATGTCAGCCTGATCCTGCCTTCTGTTAGCGCCACGGTGTCTAACCCCGATAAGATTGAAGACAAGTTCGATACGGTGAAAAACAGCTGGGACAGCTACAAACAGGCGACTGCGTTCAACACTAATACCACAGCATCTGCCCAGAACCTGAAAAACGCGTTTCAGGACATTTCAGGAAAAGGTGGCTCTGCTGACGCTGCAGTTTCTACTGCGATTGCCGTTCCTAATGCCACGCTGCCGTTCGCCTTTACCGCCAAGGCCTGGGGTGTAGCCAGCGCAAAAGCGACAGTGACGGATAACGATCTGGCTTACCTAGATTCTGTGATTGCCGGTAGAACACCGACGACGGCGGATCTGAACTCACTGACCTCCCGCGCAGATGGCGTCGGTGCCATTGTTACCGAATACGGCATTTCAGCGGCGAAGTCTCTCACGCTGGCCGGAAAAACTGTCTCAGTCGGTATGACGCCCAAACTGCAGCAGGTCTACATCTACAACTACAACGTCGGCATCAATAACTACAGTTCGTCAGACTTTCGCAATGGGGAATTCAAGAATAGCCAGTCAGGTGCCAACGTCGATGTGGGCGTTGCGATGGATTTAACCCCCGACTGGACTGTCGGCCTGGTTGGCCAGAACCTGGTGGCACGGAGTATCGACAGCAAGGAAGTAAACGGCATCAAGCGTACGTTTGAAATCCGTCCTCAAGCGACCGTCGGTACTGCCTGGACGAATGGCACGGTGACGCTTGCCACCGACGTTGACCTGACACCAGCCAGTGGTTTTTCCGGCGAGAAGAAAAACCAGTATGCAAGCCTGGGTGCCGAATTGAATGCCTGGAACTGGGCGCAATTGCGCGCAGGCTACCGTGCAAACCTGAAAGACAGCGACAAGAGCGTGATCACTGCCGGTGTGGGCCTGTCGCCGTTCAGTTTAGTCCATCTTGACCTGACCGGCATGGTGGGTACCAGCAGCAATACCTACGGCGCCGCAGCGAAGTTGAGTTTTACCTTCTAA
- a CDS encoding plasmid protein — protein MTDATGMTKEYALARIIELNDFQRMIGLSCHPAQGQFVVTGPNFQRDDTRVGYCVQVRKKVGQFGSDMVFLRHANGSLTVHENQCYCAMNAEQEALARSVFEVLPEDEEHEQGYSDCQKVHEIGFVIEHSKSCG, from the coding sequence ATGACTGACGCCACCGGAATGACAAAAGAATATGCCCTGGCCCGGATTATTGAACTTAACGATTTTCAAAGAATGATCGGGCTTTCCTGTCACCCGGCACAAGGCCAGTTCGTTGTTACTGGCCCTAACTTTCAGCGAGACGACACGCGTGTTGGATACTGCGTCCAGGTTCGCAAGAAAGTTGGTCAATTTGGATCTGACATGGTTTTCCTGCGCCATGCCAACGGCTCCCTCACTGTCCATGAGAATCAGTGTTATTGCGCAATGAATGCCGAACAGGAGGCGCTGGCTCGTTCTGTCTTTGAAGTGTTGCCAGAAGACGAAGAGCACGAGCAAGGTTACAGCGATTGCCAGAAAGTTCATGAAATTGGATTTGTCATCGAGCATTCAAAATCTTGCGGATGA
- a CDS encoding TIGR03759 family integrating conjugative element protein, which produces MRMKFVAMLVLASASSLVNASVNTSVRVENSRTQTLDQGLSRLQSSQWGLTDDEWSRYQDMMRGKTGIQSPGLDPLTALGIDARSDEERRQLAEKWVREEYQRTEKILKFQREVTAAWDRLYPNVLPVNMGNGNAGGVAHDNGGRLALFVKSSGCGNCNSRLAAVLADNRPVDIYLVDSDGDDNKLRQWARERSIPVERVRSRQVTLNHDGGRWMRFGNGLMPVLLQQGDDGWRIVAF; this is translated from the coding sequence ATGCGTATGAAGTTTGTCGCGATGCTGGTGTTGGCATCGGCATCTAGTCTGGTCAATGCATCCGTAAATACCAGTGTGCGTGTGGAAAATTCGCGTACGCAAACACTCGATCAGGGTTTGTCACGACTCCAGTCATCACAGTGGGGACTGACTGACGATGAGTGGTCGCGTTATCAGGACATGATGCGCGGGAAAACTGGCATCCAGTCACCAGGACTGGATCCGCTGACTGCGCTCGGTATTGACGCTCGTAGTGATGAAGAACGTCGGCAACTGGCGGAAAAGTGGGTCAGAGAAGAATACCAGCGCACCGAGAAGATTTTGAAATTCCAGCGCGAAGTGACCGCTGCCTGGGATCGTCTGTATCCGAATGTTTTACCCGTCAACATGGGGAACGGGAATGCCGGTGGTGTGGCACATGATAATGGTGGTCGTCTGGCCCTGTTTGTTAAATCCTCGGGATGTGGAAATTGTAATTCACGTCTGGCAGCAGTGCTGGCTGATAACCGGCCGGTTGATATCTATCTTGTCGACAGTGATGGTGATGACAACAAGCTACGACAGTGGGCCAGGGAGAGGAGTATCCCTGTTGAGCGCGTTCGTAGTCGCCAGGTAACACTGAACCATGATGGCGGTAGATGGATGCGCTTTGGTAATGGGCTGATGCCGGTATTGCTGCAGCAGGGGGATGATGGATGGCGTATCGTGGCCTTCTGA
- a CDS encoding transglycosylase SLT domain-containing protein, whose product MAYRGLLMLLVFLLPTHVVARQPVPDGYQRVAYSHQVPPESLYAVALQESSRKLPHGFRPWPWSLNVAGRSYQYETRLEAWQALQRFLKTTPHKNIDIGLGQVNWGWNGSRFANSWDAFEPYTNLNVAARILRECYERQPGSWLQAAGCYHHPSGGPAAAKYIASVKHKLTMIEPGSGSISPPLASPASLFVWIEPRSSR is encoded by the coding sequence ATGGCGTATCGTGGCCTTCTGATGCTGCTGGTGTTCTTGCTGCCAACTCATGTTGTCGCTCGACAGCCTGTTCCAGACGGTTATCAGCGAGTGGCGTACTCTCATCAGGTTCCACCTGAGTCTCTCTATGCTGTTGCGTTACAGGAGTCGAGTCGTAAGCTCCCACACGGCTTTCGCCCGTGGCCATGGAGTTTGAATGTAGCCGGGCGGTCATACCAATATGAAACACGTCTTGAAGCCTGGCAGGCTTTGCAGCGCTTTCTGAAAACAACGCCACACAAGAATATCGATATCGGGTTAGGGCAGGTGAACTGGGGGTGGAACGGCTCCCGGTTTGCAAACTCGTGGGATGCGTTCGAACCCTACACTAATTTGAACGTAGCCGCTCGTATTTTGCGTGAATGCTATGAGCGGCAGCCTGGTAGCTGGTTACAGGCGGCGGGATGCTATCACCATCCGTCAGGCGGTCCTGCAGCGGCAAAATACATCGCAAGTGTAAAGCACAAGCTGACCATGATTGAGCCTGGCTCGGGCTCGATTTCTCCTCCTCTTGCTTCTCCCGCTTCTCTGTTTGTCTGGATTGAACCCCGGAGTTCCCGATGA
- a CDS encoding integrating conjugative element protein produces the protein MKIAVSVLCMTLINPLPTIAALNVVADLGGNDTAPFFDGINRQDKDLNTTKVWRGQPGEAAMLPVFTPELSVGIETHRPLRLPGIGALFLIGDDPASRSWLQMNAAQIKKKNAVGLIVNVSSMSAVQSLRELAPGIQMAPASGSELARRLHITHYPVLITDTGLASEVVP, from the coding sequence ATGAAAATAGCTGTTTCTGTATTGTGCATGACCTTGATAAACCCGCTGCCCACAATAGCTGCATTGAATGTTGTGGCCGATTTGGGCGGGAACGATACCGCCCCGTTTTTTGATGGGATTAATCGGCAGGACAAGGATCTCAATACTACTAAAGTATGGCGGGGTCAGCCAGGAGAGGCGGCTATGTTGCCTGTTTTCACGCCGGAATTAAGTGTAGGCATCGAAACGCATCGGCCCCTGCGACTGCCAGGTATTGGTGCCTTATTTCTGATCGGGGACGATCCTGCGTCCCGCTCATGGCTACAGATGAATGCGGCGCAGATTAAAAAGAAGAACGCTGTTGGTCTGATTGTCAACGTCAGCAGTATGAGTGCAGTGCAGTCACTCAGAGAGTTGGCTCCAGGCATTCAGATGGCACCGGCGTCAGGGAGTGAGCTGGCCCGGCGTTTACACATAACACATTATCCGGTGTTAATCACGGATACCGGACTGGCATCTGAGGTGGTGCCGTGA
- a CDS encoding restriction endonuclease: MVIFFGIAFGISNRWRVREKASTRRHRRYRASAERVLTKLQTLAGDGPRLAYLRRVNPYVFEELLLLAFERYGLQVIRNAAYSGDGGMDGQVFIHGQRWLIQAKRYKNAISPHHVSAFSKLLTKHQCNGFFIHTGRTGDKSWKYASGWCHGNTALFIISGQRLLTLLAGNPHWLDNIWGEK, encoded by the coding sequence ATGGTGATTTTTTTCGGTATTGCATTCGGTATATCAAACAGGTGGCGTGTACGTGAAAAAGCGAGTACCCGGCGTCACCGTCGTTATCGTGCCAGTGCGGAACGGGTACTGACGAAATTGCAAACATTGGCCGGTGATGGGCCGCGGCTGGCGTATTTGCGGCGTGTCAACCCGTATGTCTTTGAGGAACTGCTATTGCTGGCGTTTGAGCGTTACGGGTTACAGGTGATCCGTAACGCTGCATATAGCGGTGATGGCGGCATGGATGGGCAGGTATTTATCCATGGACAGCGTTGGTTGATTCAGGCCAAACGCTACAAAAACGCAATATCACCCCACCACGTTAGCGCATTTTCAAAACTGCTTACAAAGCACCAGTGTAATGGCTTCTTCATTCATACAGGACGGACGGGTGATAAAAGCTGGAAATACGCATCAGGATGGTGCCATGGCAATACCGCACTTTTCATTATCAGTGGGCAACGTTTATTGACGTTATTGGCAGGTAACCCTCACTGGTTGGACAATATTTGGGGTGAAAAATGA
- the traD gene encoding type IV conjugative transfer system coupling protein TraD — protein MSNRYVVEALLRPAVELNTAAVSAVAAFVCVKAPWAVALAPSVSYVTAGGFAVLAAVRTRQGMQVLAYRRNLRRLPRYVMSSKQIPVSRRRLFLGKGFMWTQKHTQRLHDTLRPEVERYIRPSQLYQAARRLENVTEHHLPWLTRLLNADTPLNPVRPLPPVGGKPVLHGIEPNEADVTMPLGDRPGHTIVLGTTRVGKTRLAELLITQDIRRGDVTIVFDPKGDADLLRRVWAEAHRAGRGDALYIFHLGWPEISARYNAVGRFGRVSEVASRVAGQLSGEGNSAAFKEFAWRFVNIVARALVALGERPDYTLIMRYVNNIADLYQRYAEKVIREQLPELQQQITNNLGVLKDDDVPRNMQGQPNAAGIWAIEVALSSETGKKLYDPILDGLRSAVRYDRTYFDKIVASLLPLLEKLTTGKTASLLSPDYLDMDDPRPIFDWEQIVRKRGVVYIGLDALTDSEVASAVGNSMFADLVSVAGHIYKYGVNAGLPGKQDEKIPVNLHCDEFNELMGDEFIPLINKGGGAGVQVTAYTQTSSDIEARIGNSAKTAQVIGNFNTLIMLRVRDNKTAELLTTQLPQVEIYSKTLVSGYSDSPNVETGQDFTSSTQDRVGTVKTPLIEPPDVVSLPKGQAFALLEGGQLWKIRMPLPANDIDDALMPASLQDVAEAMRRNYHSSEGWWSGSALPNVGGVHGTAE, from the coding sequence ATGAGCAATCGTTATGTGGTTGAGGCATTGTTGCGCCCGGCAGTTGAACTGAATACTGCTGCAGTATCTGCTGTTGCCGCGTTTGTCTGTGTTAAAGCGCCCTGGGCTGTGGCCCTGGCACCTTCAGTCAGTTATGTCACTGCCGGCGGTTTTGCCGTATTGGCTGCTGTCCGTACTCGCCAGGGAATGCAGGTTCTTGCATATCGCCGTAACCTGCGCCGCTTGCCACGTTACGTTATGAGTAGCAAGCAAATCCCTGTCAGCCGACGTCGGTTGTTCCTCGGCAAGGGGTTCATGTGGACACAGAAACACACACAGCGGCTGCATGATACGTTGCGACCTGAGGTTGAACGTTACATTCGGCCGTCACAGTTGTATCAGGCAGCACGGCGGCTGGAGAATGTAACAGAGCATCATTTACCCTGGTTGACCCGATTATTGAACGCTGATACGCCGTTGAATCCGGTTCGCCCATTGCCCCCAGTCGGTGGTAAGCCGGTATTGCACGGTATCGAGCCGAATGAAGCCGACGTCACCATGCCATTGGGCGATCGGCCCGGGCACACGATTGTTCTGGGAACCACACGGGTTGGCAAAACCCGACTGGCCGAGTTATTGATCACCCAAGATATCCGCCGCGGCGATGTCACCATCGTATTTGATCCGAAAGGCGATGCGGATTTATTACGCCGGGTCTGGGCTGAGGCGCACCGCGCTGGGCGCGGAGATGCGCTGTATATCTTTCATCTGGGCTGGCCGGAGATTTCTGCCCGCTATAACGCGGTAGGTCGGTTTGGTCGCGTGTCTGAAGTTGCCTCGCGAGTGGCCGGGCAACTGAGCGGCGAGGGTAACAGTGCAGCGTTTAAGGAGTTCGCCTGGCGTTTTGTGAATATTGTAGCCAGAGCATTGGTCGCACTGGGCGAACGGCCAGACTACACACTGATCATGCGCTATGTGAATAACATTGCAGACCTGTATCAACGCTATGCGGAGAAAGTCATTCGTGAGCAATTGCCTGAGCTGCAGCAGCAGATCACAAATAACCTGGGCGTACTCAAGGATGACGATGTACCTCGGAACATGCAGGGGCAGCCAAATGCTGCCGGGATTTGGGCGATAGAGGTGGCGCTAAGTTCAGAAACCGGGAAAAAGCTGTATGACCCTATTTTAGATGGCCTGCGTAGCGCTGTTCGTTATGACCGGACCTACTTCGACAAGATTGTTGCATCGCTGTTGCCGTTGCTGGAAAAGCTGACGACGGGCAAGACGGCGTCACTGTTATCCCCTGATTATCTCGACATGGATGATCCCAGGCCGATTTTTGACTGGGAACAGATTGTCCGTAAACGCGGGGTTGTTTATATCGGCCTTGATGCACTGACCGACAGCGAAGTCGCGTCGGCAGTGGGAAACTCCATGTTTGCTGACCTTGTCAGTGTCGCTGGCCATATCTATAAATACGGTGTGAATGCCGGCCTGCCTGGAAAACAGGATGAGAAAATACCGGTAAACTTGCATTGCGATGAATTCAACGAATTGATGGGTGATGAATTCATTCCACTGATCAATAAAGGGGGCGGTGCCGGTGTCCAAGTGACTGCGTACACGCAAACATCGTCAGACATTGAAGCCCGTATTGGCAACAGTGCGAAAACAGCTCAGGTCATCGGTAACTTCAACACGTTGATCATGCTGCGTGTGCGTGACAACAAGACCGCTGAACTGCTGACGACACAATTGCCTCAGGTTGAAATTTATAGCAAAACCCTGGTGTCAGGTTATTCAGATAGCCCCAATGTTGAAACCGGGCAGGACTTTACTTCAAGTACGCAAGATCGTGTCGGTACAGTGAAGACCCCGTTGATTGAGCCCCCCGATGTCGTCAGCCTGCCCAAAGGCCAGGCGTTCGCACTGCTGGAAGGTGGCCAGCTTTGGAAGATTCGTATGCCGTTGCCGGCTAATGACATTGATGATGCATTGATGCCTGCCAGTCTGCAGGATGTTGCGGAGGCAATGCGGCGGAATTATCACTCCAGTGAAGGATGGTGGAGTGGTAGCGCACTGCCGAATGTCGGAGGTGTTCATGGCACAGCAGAATAA
- a CDS encoding TIGR03747 family integrating conjugative element membrane protein, with protein MAQQNKTPTQQPAPKRQHGLFYNLIWGWPWKLIGIVIASLLLSLLIEYAGIVFLWPDEGAAHSLRVMNTELGYLSSGFTRSLLLSEPSITVVRWINTAYQWAFVNSGFMDWVKNQYQVQALSGNEMARTLNAWSGWLAGYLREYLLATVYVTVITLVRVTILMLSVPLFIMVVIVAVVEGLGRRDLRRFGAGYESSFLYHHAKRLVKPAFYFPCMLYLSWPTSIYPNFLLLPAALLLGTAITVTTASFKKYI; from the coding sequence ATGGCACAGCAGAATAAAACCCCGACTCAGCAACCAGCCCCCAAACGTCAGCATGGGCTGTTTTACAATCTGATATGGGGATGGCCATGGAAACTGATTGGCATTGTCATAGCGTCGTTACTGCTGAGTCTGCTGATTGAATACGCTGGAATTGTGTTCCTGTGGCCAGATGAAGGGGCGGCTCACAGCCTGAGGGTGATGAATACTGAACTGGGCTACCTGTCGTCTGGGTTTACACGCAGCTTGTTGCTGTCTGAACCGTCCATTACCGTTGTTCGGTGGATCAATACGGCCTACCAATGGGCGTTTGTGAACAGCGGTTTTATGGATTGGGTGAAGAATCAGTATCAGGTACAGGCACTAAGCGGCAATGAAATGGCGCGAACGCTGAATGCCTGGAGTGGCTGGCTGGCCGGTTATCTGCGGGAGTACTTGCTGGCCACGGTGTACGTCACGGTCATTACCTTGGTCAGGGTTACGATTCTGATGTTGTCGGTGCCGCTGTTTATCATGGTTGTGATTGTTGCGGTGGTTGAAGGCCTGGGGCGTCGGGATCTGCGCCGTTTTGGCGCAGGTTATGAGTCCTCGTTTTTGTATCACCATGCCAAGCGACTGGTGAAGCCGGCATTTTATTTTCCGTGCATGCTTTATTTGTCCTGGCCAACATCAATCTACCCCAATTTTTTGCTGTTGCCCGCCGCGCTATTACTGGGAACGGCGATTACGGTGACGACAGCGTCATTTAAGAAATATATATAA
- a CDS encoding IS110 family transposase, producing MQTATLIGIDLGKYSFHVHCQDRQGNALLRKKFSRSQLATFLATYPACTVVMESCAGAHYMARTVSQLGHRVKLIAPQFVRPFVKSNKNDFVDAEAICEAASRPSMRFVTPRTEEQQAMSALHRVRSSLIRERVKTTNQMHAFLLEFGISLPRGSAVIKRLPSVLEENGIPPYLERLLARLHTHYGYLSEQIKEIDNELKTHLNEDETAQRLLTIPGVGPVTASLLATRLGDGKNYASSRDFAASTGLVPRQYSTGGKPTLMGISKRGNKVLRSLLVQCARAFMRRLEHNSGRLAEWVKKQLASHHSNVVACALANKLARIAWAVTAHQTEFSK from the coding sequence ATGCAAACCGCGACGCTTATTGGTATCGATCTGGGTAAATATTCCTTTCACGTTCATTGCCAGGATCGGCAAGGTAATGCCTTGCTACGTAAGAAGTTTTCTCGTTCTCAACTTGCCACCTTTCTTGCAACCTACCCGGCCTGTACCGTGGTAATGGAGTCCTGTGCCGGGGCACATTACATGGCTCGAACCGTATCTCAGCTGGGCCATCGGGTTAAGTTGATTGCGCCACAATTTGTCCGGCCGTTTGTCAAAAGTAACAAGAACGATTTTGTTGATGCTGAAGCTATCTGCGAGGCAGCTTCCCGACCTTCTATGCGTTTTGTAACGCCCAGAACAGAAGAGCAGCAGGCCATGTCAGCTCTGCACCGCGTCAGGAGTTCTCTGATACGGGAGCGTGTTAAAACTACCAACCAGATGCATGCTTTCCTGCTGGAATTTGGTATCAGCTTGCCACGCGGCAGTGCAGTGATAAAACGCCTTCCCTCGGTACTGGAGGAAAATGGTATCCCACCTTACCTGGAAAGGCTTCTGGCAAGGCTCCATACGCATTACGGCTATCTTAGTGAGCAAATTAAAGAAATCGATAACGAGCTGAAAACACACCTCAATGAAGATGAAACAGCGCAACGGCTGCTTACTATCCCCGGTGTCGGGCCAGTAACAGCCAGTCTGCTGGCCACACGTCTGGGCGACGGAAAAAATTATGCCAGCAGTCGTGATTTTGCTGCTTCAACAGGACTTGTCCCCAGACAGTACAGCACGGGCGGAAAACCGACATTAATGGGTATCAGCAAGCGAGGGAACAAGGTGTTAAGAAGTTTACTTGTTCAGTGTGCCCGGGCTTTCATGCGACGGCTGGAACATAATTCGGGGCGTCTGGCGGAGTGGGTTAAAAAGCAGCTTGCCAGCCACCATTCGAACGTTGTGGCATGTGCTCTTGCAAACAAACTGGCGCGTATAGCATGGGCCGTTACAGCACATCAGACAGAGTTCAGTAAATAG
- a CDS encoding RAQPRD family integrative conjugative element protein, which produces MFPSLSALPACLLGASLLLSMPAQASEKDELASTQRLLEQVQASLERARVAAAQSDPADRARYHFDYQRITTDLNTIKAGIDMYLAPSRAQPRDAGTLVGNYRRERP; this is translated from the coding sequence ATGTTTCCCTCTCTTTCTGCACTTCCTGCTTGCCTGCTTGGGGCGTCATTGCTTCTGTCTATGCCAGCCCAAGCATCAGAAAAGGACGAACTGGCCAGCACACAGCGTCTGCTTGAGCAGGTACAGGCGTCGTTAGAGCGGGCTCGCGTTGCCGCTGCGCAATCAGACCCGGCTGATCGGGCACGCTATCACTTTGATTATCAGCGCATCACGACAGACCTCAACACCATTAAAGCCGGCATTGATATGTATCTGGCACCGTCCCGGGCACAGCCACGCGATGCCGGTACGCTGGTTGGTAATTATCGCCGGGAGCGTCCCTGA
- a CDS encoding TIGR03758 family integrating conjugative element protein yields MGLSAAQSSAFKAASGGFDPQVLNLICVGFVLAALFLWAAWALNDVWNGWANEKVRNAALGRFAVKTTILLVMSIWIFAS; encoded by the coding sequence ATGGGGTTATCCGCAGCGCAATCATCCGCCTTTAAAGCCGCGTCCGGCGGTTTTGATCCTCAGGTTCTCAACCTTATTTGCGTCGGATTTGTTCTGGCCGCGCTGTTTTTGTGGGCTGCATGGGCACTGAATGATGTATGGAACGGATGGGCGAATGAAAAGGTACGGAATGCTGCCCTAGGGCGCTTCGCGGTAAAAACCACCATTTTGCTGGTGATGAGCATCTGGATCTTTGCCAGCTAA
- a CDS encoding TIGR03745 family integrating conjugative element membrane protein → MGVLSNTALAGLPSVEAPQSSGGSGLLGQIKGYFQDGIVLGGLLVAAIMFINVAIAAGHTFVDVRNERASWTKFGSIVVVGAILLVVVIWLLGKSASIIL, encoded by the coding sequence ATGGGTGTACTGAGCAATACCGCACTGGCGGGGTTGCCGTCAGTCGAAGCACCTCAATCGAGTGGCGGGTCGGGGCTGCTGGGGCAAATAAAGGGCTATTTTCAGGACGGTATTGTCCTGGGGGGATTGTTGGTTGCCGCCATCATGTTCATCAACGTTGCGATCGCTGCAGGTCACACGTTTGTTGATGTGCGTAATGAACGTGCGTCCTGGACCAAATTCGGTTCGATTGTGGTTGTCGGCGCCATTCTGCTTGTCGTGGTCATCTGGCTGCTGGGCAAATCAGCCAGCATCATTCTGTAA
- a CDS encoding TIGR03750 family conjugal transfer protein, with translation MQTIRFLPDRLNAEPVVFRGFTTPELGLAALVGVGAGFLWSLFLIPLVGWVIIPTGMLLTPLLVIGFGGRWMSSIKRGKPENYIWQRLEEKKRHWGWGKAALIIHSQGWSLRRSRSVIKGDS, from the coding sequence ATGCAGACCATTCGATTTTTACCGGATCGTCTGAACGCTGAACCTGTCGTATTCCGCGGCTTCACTACTCCCGAATTAGGCCTGGCTGCGCTGGTCGGTGTCGGCGCGGGCTTCCTCTGGTCGCTGTTTCTTATTCCCCTTGTCGGCTGGGTCATTATTCCAACCGGCATGTTATTGACTCCGCTGTTGGTCATCGGGTTCGGGGGGCGTTGGATGTCGAGTATCAAGCGAGGCAAACCGGAAAATTACATCTGGCAGCGGCTGGAGGAAAAGAAACGTCACTGGGGGTGGGGAAAAGCCGCACTGATTATCCATTCACAAGGTTGGTCATTACGCCGCAGCCGATCAGTAATCAAGGGGGACTCATGA
- a CDS encoding PFL_4703 family integrating conjugative element protein, whose product MSRFRHAIQNRDQHILTLRTACGVLVVLLVITIWGWMRAPDKLTVHTPPDLRTGSTRPWWEVPAPTVYSFAYYIFQQLNSWPKNGEQDYPAKIYSLSSYLTPACQDFLNADAKKRSLSNELLDRVRVVYEIPGRGYNTDSVDVLSRDNWVVRLDLVTDEYYHTEPVKRVLVRYPLKVVRWEGDAERNPFGLALDCYDSVPQRLEISHQPQTDKKGGTQ is encoded by the coding sequence ATGAGCCGTTTTCGGCATGCGATACAAAATCGCGATCAGCACATACTAACGTTGCGTACCGCGTGTGGCGTACTGGTTGTGTTGTTAGTGATAACAATCTGGGGATGGATGCGGGCGCCGGATAAGCTGACTGTTCATACTCCGCCTGATCTGCGCACGGGCAGTACCCGGCCATGGTGGGAGGTGCCCGCACCTACCGTCTACAGCTTTGCCTACTACATTTTCCAGCAACTGAACTCCTGGCCAAAAAACGGTGAACAGGACTATCCCGCCAAAATTTACAGCCTGTCGTCGTATCTGACACCGGCCTGTCAGGATTTTCTGAATGCGGATGCGAAAAAACGCTCATTGAGCAATGAGCTGCTGGATCGTGTTCGTGTTGTCTATGAAATACCAGGGCGGGGTTATAACACCGACAGTGTGGATGTCCTGAGCCGCGATAACTGGGTTGTCCGGCTTGATCTGGTTACCGACGAGTATTATCACACAGAGCCGGTCAAACGCGTTCTGGTTCGTTATCCTCTGAAAGTGGTTCGGTGGGAGGGGGATGCCGAGCGTAATCCCTTTGGCCTGGCGTTGGACTGTTATGACAGCGTTCCCCAGCGGCTGGAGATTTCGCATCAGCCTCAGACTGATAAAAAAGGGGGAACACAGTGA